From a region of the Candidatus Brocadia sp. genome:
- a CDS encoding winged helix-turn-helix domain-containing protein has protein sequence MARITHTTEGEIRQARKLRDEAITAAELRKALSVLLMTEIGLDAEKTAEVLGTSRRTVFRNREEFRYQDDVPRNSWGGRRRFSLPIEDEREFLSTWEAEATTGGVLSVPPIHAALVKRLGHTTHMSTTYRLLARHGWRKVRPDTKHPKSNRSAQEELKKTFRNWWLPPA, from the coding sequence ATGGCAAGAATAACGCATACAACCGAAGGAGAAATCCGTCAAGCCCGTAAACTTCGCGATGAGGCAATCACTGCCGCAGAGCTTCGCAAGGCATTATCGGTATTGTTGATGACCGAGATTGGCCTTGATGCGGAAAAGACGGCAGAAGTGCTCGGAACAAGCCGCCGAACAGTCTTTCGCAATCGAGAGGAATTTCGCTATCAAGATGATGTCCCGAGGAATTCCTGGGGCGGACGGCGTCGTTTCTCTTTACCCATAGAGGATGAGCGGGAATTCCTATCAACATGGGAAGCAGAGGCAACAACAGGTGGTGTTCTTTCTGTACCTCCTATTCACGCAGCTCTGGTAAAACGACTTGGACATACTACGCATATGTCAACGACATATCGATTACTGGCGCGTCATGGATGGAGAAAGGTGCGACCTGACACCAAGCATCCCAAGAGTAATCGATCTGCGCAGGAGGAGTTGAAAAAAACCTTCCGGAACTGGTGGCTACCGCCTGCGTAA
- a CDS encoding type II toxin-antitoxin system HicA family toxin has translation MPKLPPLTSQQVIKLIERKGFILDRTKGSHHIYYNPENKKRVVVPFHKKDRPKGTLHEILKQTGIGKDEIQELMK, from the coding sequence ATGCCTAAACTTCCGCCGCTTACTTCTCAACAGGTTATTAAGCTCATTGAAAGAAAAGGGTTTATTCTTGATAGGACTAAAGGCAGCCATCATATTTACTACAACCCAGAAAACAAAAAAAGGGTTGTTGTCCCATTTCATAAAAAAGACCGGCCTAAAGGAACTTTACATGAGATTTTAAAGCAAACAGGTATTGGTAAGGATGAAATACAAGAGCTTATGAAATAA
- a CDS encoding type II toxin-antitoxin system HicB family antitoxin has product MKLLNYRILLRKEPGGGYTVIVPSLPGCVTYGDTIEGAIKMAKEAIELYIESLKIHGEEIPTEEDTLEYTLTIQSHA; this is encoded by the coding sequence ATGAAATTACTTAATTATCGGATTTTACTCAGGAAAGAACCAGGGGGTGGCTATACAGTAATTGTTCCTTCTCTACCAGGCTGTGTTACCTATGGCGATACTATTGAAGGTGCAATCAAAATGGCAAAAGAAGCAATCGAGCTGTATATAGAAAGCTTGAAAATACATGGTGAAGAAATACCCACAGAGGAAGATACCCTGGAATATACTTTAACGATACAATCTCATGCCTAA